One Salvia miltiorrhiza cultivar Shanhuang (shh) chromosome 6, IMPLAD_Smil_shh, whole genome shotgun sequence genomic window, CTCTACTGGAGCAAAATCCCCTACTTTAGTTCCACCATCAACATAAATATTTGCATGCCTACATGTCAATGTCAGATTGCTTAACATATCAAGTATATCTTGGTCATTCTTCATAGGCCTATAACTCTCAGAAGAAGGGATTCTATAGCATAATTTCAACCAAGACTCATACCCTAAACCCTTAATCACATCCTCCAAATCAAAATATCCAAACCTGTCTACATCACAATGGTGCTTCGTAAATATATCACCCTTCATATACAGTTCTTTACCCCGATATTCAATAAATTTGCCACCATGCGTGATATACAATGCAAAAGTGTCTCTGCAACAAAAGGTTTGAAAAAAGCCAATCAATTACTTGCAAAAGGCAGAAATCTCCCTGTTTCAGAGAAGGGATAAAAAAGCCAAAAAGCTATAAAACAAAACCTTGGAGAATAAAGAATTAAGAAAAGGGACCTACCTGTTCCCCATTGTAATAGCAGAAATATGGACCACCACAACACAACCCTACTTCGAATTAACAAATAAGCACGCCTCACGTGAAATCCTAACCAAGCGAGAATAAAATTCTGGAGTTGTTTCTTCCAAAGACTTGGGTGTTCAAAGCTTTTCCTGCTTTTGTTATGGCGGCAGAACAAAAAGCTTGCAATTAAACTAAACAAATGGGTTTGACAAATTCAAATAGTTTCATTGATTAGTCGCCCATTTGTTGGGGATTATTCAAATGGGTTTCACGATTTGTGTTTGGGAAGAAAACAAATAGGATTTTGTTTGGGAAGAAAACAAATTAGATTTAAACAAATGAGTTATGGGTTATTGTGCCTCGTTTGGGAATTGCCAGCGCATTTGagttattcaattttttttttttaaatgccaACAAATTTTTCCAGATCAGCAAAATAATTAGCCATGTAAGCAGTAGATTACACGTCACTGTAGTAAGTCGCCGGATTCTTTATCggtgtcaaaaatcagaaaaggcgctaagttcatgtatttgtaggctgaaaaaaaaagtcatgttaaatttcagaaaatgcaaaaagttcgtgtatttacaggctaataaccctaaTTTTTTCACGTAAGAATTTGTAAGGCAAAGCTCTTATAAAAATTAGAGGGGCAAAAAGGTCATTAGCGAGAAGTAGATTCGCACAGACCGCAAGCATAAAAAGTGATGATTGTAGGAAAGTCCACCGCACCATTCCTCATTTCCGTTGGTTTCACGCTATCATTCTCTCCCCTCCCTTTCTACACACACCACATTTACCACTGCTTCTATCTTCGCTTCTCCAGCGCAACCATGTCGTGGCAATCATACATAGACGACCACTTGATGGCCGATATCGACGGCTGCCACCTCACCGCCTCCGCCATCGTTGGCCACGACGGCAGCGTCTGGGCCCAGAGCAACAACTTCCCACAGGTCTGCCATCTTTTTCTCGCTCCTGCTCACTATTTTCTGCTCGTTTTTATTTGCTTCAATTTGCGGATCTGATGGATAGAGTCGTGTTGTTTGTTGATTTTGAACTGTTGTAGCTGCTTGTGACGGCGGAGATCCGTTACTTCAGTGCTGATTGTGTCCGTTTTTTTTCCGTTGGTTATACTTTGATTTAGTATTAGGGTAAATTTGTAGTTGTTGTTTATTGCCTTTTTTTGTCGTTTGATTTGGTTGAATTTGCGGATCTGATGGATGATTGATTCGTTTACTTTGATTTGACACCTTGACGACTTGATCTGACTAGCGGCGATGCGTTCAGTTGTTGATGAATGTTGAATTTTTTGTTATATGGTTTGATTTGGTAATCGATTAGTTGGCAGCGGTTGTTTGATAATTTTGCTGTCTGCACAGTACTAGCTATGTTCCCATTAGTTTAAAGTACTTGATTAGGGTTTATCATAACTCGATTAATATTAGTGTAgttcctcgtttgcatcaaaGTCGAACTATTAcatctttattattattaggacAATTTCTTAGACTGGGTTTTGTAAGGTACTAGTATTAtaattttgttgttgtttgaGCACCATTTCATTGGAAAGTGATGTTGATCGTGAATCTGTAGATCCGTTTTCAATTGAGAGAACTTGATAATAGTTTTTGACTGATATATACTCATTAAACTCTCTTAAAAGATACTCGAAATGGAAGCAGAACAAATTAACAGTTTTGGATGCATGGTATATTGGTAAATCTGTTAGTGACTGATGCtcatttcttttgtttatttaaataataattgaaTGCCCCTGCAGTTCAAGCCTGAGGAGGTAACAGCTATCATGAATGACTTTGATAATCCCGGTTCGTTGGCTCCCACTGGATTGTACATTGGGGGAACTAAATACATGGTGATTCAAGGTGAGCCCAATGCCGTCATCCGAGGGAAGAAGGTATTGTGATCTAATCTCCTTTTTTAATCTTCAAGATTTGTTAATCAGGAATTTGCCTTTACATTTCAAGAGTCTTGAAGTTGTGGGTAGCATGTCTAATGGCTTACATCACTGGCATGATGATTAGATCCTATTACTTTGCCAGCTAATTGGGGTTATTTATTCTTCTTTCCTTCTTGGATGGGGGGTTGTATCCCATTTGGAAAGTAGATCTCCCACAATTGAAATGTAACTTTCTATATGTCATGACAGCCTGTAGTGATATGTTGAATTCATTCCTTAAATGAATATTGTTTAGGGATCTGGTGGTGCCACCatcaaaaagaccactctggccTTGATCATCGGAATCTATGACGAGCCAATGACTCCGGGACAGTGCAACATGGTTGTTGAGAAGATCGGTGACTATCTCATTGAACAGGGCCTTTAATTGTTCGGTAAGTAGTTCACCTCTGCCATTGTTTCCTTTTTTACTCGAGTGTAACTTTGGCATTAACCTTGGACTTGTTTCGTACTTTTGAAATGCTTTTTCAGCGCAGCATTGTCGTGGTTTATACGGTATTCTGAAGTTGTGGGTATTGTTGGTTGTGACAGAAATGAGTTTGGTGTTTCAGAAATGATAGATGGTATCTCTGCCTAAATTCAAACAGGGTTTGTCTTTGCATTTTCTGGTTATGATAACTGCTATGATTCCATGCGagtaaattatgtatttttggTTGGTTCTTCCAATGGATGTTCAAATTTTTATAGACATCTTTGCAAATACAGAGTTGGGTTTCATATACATATTTCAATTCGTTGCATGCGCGACTCGTCTAATTGTCAGTGTCACAGGATTTCAACTTTTGTTAATGGACCTTTGACCACCCAATACACACACAAACCTATGtcctattaaaaaaattgtttttacaaaatttgatttgtttttattttttccttatCATATGATTAAATTGGGAATGATAATGCAATctcatattatatttataaaaattacaataatgtTACAAAACGTATGTTCTATAAAACATGCAATGCTCCTTTAGTAATTGCTTGATTTAAAGGTAATTATATCTTTGTAAGAAAGTAAATGATATTCTCTCCGTTTCATTATAAATGTTTCATAACTTTTTAtcatgaaaattaagaaatatgtaattAGTAGACAAAGTGGGTTggtagaaattatttaaatattaagtataaagagagaatatgttgtcaaaaaaaaaatgaaacatttGTAATGCAACATTCCATTATGAAAAATGGGATATTTGTattgagacggagagagtatatcaTTATAGTGATACTAATGTATGAGTCAGTATATATAGTGATaaataaagtactccctccgtcctacttCAAGTGACTTGTTGTCTTTTTATGTTGTGCCATttcaaatgtcttgtttcccTTTATGAAAAAATTTGCCTCAAAAAATGAGAATTCATGGGGCCCACataataatctaattaatttttttctaaataatcGCGTCGAAAAGAAACAGAACGTTtgaagtgggacagagggagcatataatttgaataatgatattaaaaaatttaataaaattttcgctctctCTAAGATTCGAACTTTGGTAAAAATATTTCTAAATaacgatattcaaaaaattaataaattttcgtctctgtaaaaaaaaattctttatataaatatcagtaatataatacattaaaatCAGCATCTACAAATCAATTTAAGGTATCACTATATATTATGAATCTCATTGCAaccattctctctctatatatattattattaatgtatatatatagtgagaccttaaattgattattattattattattattattattatatacgGGTAGCAATGCATTACAACAATCAATTACTCTCGTCGTCCCGCGAAActtgagaaattttttttggcacgagttttaagaattactccatccgtcccaataaataTGGCCACTTTTccattttagtttgtcccactaaaagtgaccactttcttaaaatggaaatatttactttaattaagcttaactaattaatctaattaaaagttctaattaaacctaaaccctaattaaatacacacacaaaacacattTTCAGCACACACACAAACCCATCtcgccactctctctctctctctcgaccgaCCCAATTTCTCTCAGCACCTGTCGCCGCCGCCGTGGCTACTGCCTCCTCTTCCCTCTCTCATCCCTCTCCTCTCACCCTTTTAACCGTTCACACCCTCTGTTGGCGAAAATAGCACGGCAGACGCCCCGCTGCCGCATTCTTCATCCTTGCGGCAGATCCGCCTCCGCCTCAAGACCACGCCCGACGCCATTCAACACCACGGTCGTCGTCGCCCATCTCGCCCTCTCCCTCTCGTTCTCTGCCGCTTCCTGCCTTCCGTCATCTCCTGTTTTCCATCGCCGCCTCAACAGCGGCGCCATCGATGAGGCCTACCACCACTCCAGGAAGTCACCGACTGTACcaatttgagggtttagagattTGGTTTTGGAGTTCGTTTGATTTTGGGGTTTGGTTTTGatttagggatttagttttgGTTTTgagatttggtttgattttgattttgatttagggatttagttttggttttggagttcgCCGGAGAAAAAAGTGAGTTTCGCTGGCGACAGAGAATTGAGGGATACCGGTGGTGGTGGCTCCTGCTGTTGCTCGCCGGAATCGAAGGAATGGGGCTGAGCGGTGGAAATTGAGAAGAAGATAGGTTGGAGAAAGGActaattaactcaataattttgGTGGACCATACTCAATTAAAACTTAACTATCACTTTCTTAATCTCTCTGCCGAAAAGAAAGTGAccacatttattgggacggatggagtagtattttgtgtgttaagtgaaaatgtgaataatagagaaaaaaagaaagtgcTCCAGCTTCGTTGGACAACTTAAAACAGAATAGTGTTGAAGCTTCGCATGACGGATGAAATACTATTTTACATtgaatttttcatatttttatggtaagtgtcattttaaattttaaattatttttgcaTTATTAATTATACCTTTAATTGTTACACAAATTATGGACTATTGGTTTAgtattagagcatctccaacgtGGATCTTCGATGCCGCGTCGATCCGGATCGTTGGAGGGGCAGTCGCGTTGGAGACCCGGGGCATGTCGAAGCCGGGACGAAGCAAAGACACGAGGCGAAGGAGGGGGTTTGGGGAAATTCGTGAATGTCGcgcgaaagaaaaaaaaaatatatatatatatatatatatatatatatatatatatatatataggggtgggctaccgtgagagcacatcttaaaataagaaataagagcaatttttaatgtatgaattttatatagaacacgtatgaattcgctgtataaagatatgaattgtgaaaaataaatttttgctacctttgggattcgaactcaggaccataaatccatcacacaggattatgaatcaaccgtagatcttatgatctaagggctgaaaatgattcttattttatatcttaagaaatgctcttattttagcccatccctatatatatatatatatattgggtgtggttctagagagaactacattatttgtgaaaaCGTGAggaccatcaaatctaatgcatccactgtaaaaattaatgcattcgctgttaaaattaatgcactcaaaaaaattaaaaaaaaatagctcccttcaggattcgaacccaacatctgcattcatccaacaagatgatgcatccaccgtagatcttaatgatcgaatgactgaaaatggttctccgttctttttttatttagtggttctttcttgaacatctccctatatatatatatatatatatatatatatatatatatatatatatggggcggttattcaataaaccacccttattttaagaattacgaaccagcaaaaatgcatgaattttatgtataacacgcatgaataaactgtataaaggcataaattgcgaaaaataattttttgctacctttggaattcgaactcaggaccatgaatttatccaacaaggtgatgaatcaaccgtagatcttgatgatctaagggttgaaaatggttcctaatttatattttaagaagcgttcttattttagccttcccctatatatatatatatatatatatatatggttgggtttatgtggatccctatgcttataatagatccgtagatccaaatctagaccacacatttatgacatgtggcgcatcaagatggtgacacgtggcaaggcatttcaaggcaaaatctgaagaggggtaaaatagatattctcaaaataggtatattttagatgcataaagtttcatacgagaatgcatgaactttcatataaaaatgcataaagtttcatataaaaatgcataagatttcacctcACCACAACCCCAcaccccacacccctgaaccccaccccaccccagaaccccaccccaccaccCCCCtacccaaaaaaaatatatttttttatttttttaaaaactgattttctgaccactgtcccacccctaccccccaccccaccccccaaattttttttttgaaaaattgatttttacatgtataaaaaaattacatgttttacatgcatatactttcgcacagaaatgcatatactttcacacaaaaatgcatatactttcacacaaaaatgcattacattttttgaaaaaatataatttttttttgggctggagggtgggtgggggggttagcggtcagaaaatcagtttttaaaaaaataaaaataaaataaaaattttgggggggtgggtgggtgggtcagcgactcaacaatc contains:
- the LOC130988542 gene encoding profilin-3-like isoform X2, with translation MIVGKSTAPFLISVGFTLSFSPLPFYTHHIYHCFYLRFSSATMSWQSYIDDHLMADIDGCHLTASAIVGHDGSVWAQSNNFPQFKPEEVTAIMNDFDNPGSLAPTGLYIGGTKYMVIQGEPNAVIRGKKGSGGATIKKTTLALIIGIYDEPMTPGQCNMVVEKIGDYLIEQGL
- the LOC130988542 gene encoding profilin-3-like isoform X1 gives rise to the protein MSWQSYIDDHLMADIDGCHLTASAIVGHDGSVWAQSNNFPQFKPEEVTAIMNDFDNPGSLAPTGLYIGGTKYMVIQGEPNAVIRGKKGSGGATIKKTTLALIIGIYDEPMTPGQCNMVVEKIGDYLIEQGL